attttaaacatgttttttgtttacattgtgcgaatatatatacatgtatatttatgtgtacaATCTTAGGTAGGCATATTTTGtgtatgaaaaatacaaactgtcaacaatctcaaaaatccataagacgaaatacaaattcaagacagagcaacacggacctctaaaaagatagaggtatgatcaggtgcctaggaggagtgagcatcctttATTGACGGATTACACCCGccatgtgctctttgtcgtaatcgggaaaaaaaagtccgtagacaattgggtgattaattatggtctaacaattagtatgaaaatagtcagtcagcatgcgacccagtggaagattgtatttgctgactaGGTCGTTGTAGCGACCATAGAACGTACGAagagatgacttcaaacgagactgttgatagtcctgttttaacttgtttgtcagtagtttgcctcgccttagaaactgttcatacgaagaacatgcctttgttatataattttctttattatattgTGCTTATACAAAATCAGCGGAAAATGCAAATAATGTTCCGGTTACCTACGATTATATGTAATTTgacattgataaaaataaaaatgatttaaacataTCATTTAGAATAGTAAATCTAgtttttattcttcttttttcaagATATTCCGTTTGGTCTGTTTCCACTCCCTTACGTAAAACAAATCATTGTTGCTTGCCTGTATAACATAATGTCAAGTATAGATTGTATTTATTTACCACCATTTTCTGATTGTTGTCGATTCCATCTCACCCCATGTTTAGGAAACTTCCAATTGCACATACTATTTTCAAAATCGCAATTTAAACTCTCTATTTCTGTAATTAAAAAAGGTTAGTTCAAGTGCAGTTTTACTTTTCAATGATAATAAAAgttatcatataaaaataagtgtatatCAACACAAAGGGTTTAGAAATATCTAATGCTTGTATAATATATGTGGGTATGTTTTACAAATTCGGACAGActattgcttttttttaaattaaaaatgaattcttaCTACATTTTGGAACGCTACATTCTTCCCATTCTTCTTTTTTCGTTTTAGAATTGGGGAAACAACCCGGTTTTCCTTTGCTCTGGCGGTCAAATTTACATCTACCTTCAATGCACTGGTGAAGGGATTTAGTTTTTTCTCTAAATCCGAcataattgttttcaatataacaCTCCTgagctaaaaaaatatatattgatatcaaGGTCTTAACCAATTATACTTTTATAATTTGATGTGAAAGCACTACAAATCGAGTTTGCACTATGCAgttcaataaattaaaatgacGTATTTTTGAAGAGCAAGCGTGGTTTTTATACTTAATATTCTAATGTTTATCACACAACTGctgaaatttatataaatatgggtaataaggaatcattccttgaatattatgaggtgataatttcggtcgggacGTGATCTAATCTATCATTAAACTCTTCAGGCTTTATTGggtttgatcacgccccgaccgaaattatcacctcataatactcaaaaaatgattccttattcttaATTTAGTCGATAGAATCAACTTACCACAGTTTTTCTCGTCACTGTTATCGAGACAATCCATACTCATATCACAAAACTTTTCATTCTCAATGCAAGACCCATCATCCAAGCAAGCAAAGCAATctgtaaatatgaaaaaaagtatCGTTTTAGAACGTTAtctgaaaatttgtaaatttgtcTCTAAATTATAAGAAAGTACCTTCGCAAGGTGTATTTCGTATATGTATAtcctttaatgaaaaataaactgaaGATGTAATAGGAATCGGTGTCATGGTtatctgaaataaataaattaaataaataacagaaatattaaacatttaaatgggTTTCAAAAAACGGTCAATGATTTGATGTACATTTCCAAAACCTTGGTgaaagaggttttttttaatctttttggCGTGTtactgtttaatatttattcatttaaataattatttaaattttagactCAAATAATCTCtaattattgttttaagaacatcatgagATGGAAAACATGCTGAAGAATATATATTCCATTTAGACGAAATTATTTGTAATTATCAAACCTGGTGCAGATCTGTTGAATAGTCAATGTTAATTTTTATCAGCTTCCACTCATCGGTGCCATAAAGACTAGTCAAGTTTTGTTTATCGGTACTTATATTCAGACGTATTCCTTGGCTACGGTAATTCATTTGTAAACAACTTCCAGTTTTTTGGAATCGTAGCTTGGGTAATCTCAATGAAGGTAGTACTGACTGTAAAGATGGCAAATTCTCGGCGAGTGTTAACGCTAGTGTTTTCTCTACAAGAAAAACACACTATCTCTCACAATAACAGTAATGATTATaggaataataataataataattcatataatgataattttgataataataataacttatATAGTACGTATACATACATTTAGAtaaatttcaactttaaaatAATGGCACACATGATAGATCAGTTTGTTTCCATACTTATGCCCTCTGCTTCCTTAATGATCCATGTCATTGTTTTGCTATTTAATTGTTCCATTGTACAGTTTTCTTTGGAAAATTCACAAGAATAAGAGTCTACAAAAACATagtaatatttatattcatattttttaaaaggtgtaTTTATAtccattaatttattttttttaatgaaaaattaatacaaaatgtatacGTCTTAAGTAATTGAATACATAATCCAGAAACTGATATAATTGACTAGTACCGATTATTTGTGTATTTAAATGGTTAActgttgtatatatttaaatcttAGTGtgttatgtttaatattttgacaaCAAAGAAGgatttactttatttatatataattacatttgatttttgaagCAGCAGTTGAAAGGAGCAGGTGCATTTGATTAGAGATATTCGGTTGATATACTGGTACATACCATTAAAACAAAACGGCACTTCACAACGTTGCCATCGTACATGAGGATCCATTGTGTAGCACCAAGGGCCTGGTTCGTAATCCGGGTTTCTACAGTAGTTTTCCTGCGCGGAGAGAGAGGATGCGGGGAAACTAATTTTTGGGTAGGGCTTGTGGGGAGTAGTGCTGTCCCAACGTTGGCATTGAATCCCGTCTCTTGTCGTTTGCCGGTTTCCTCTATATTCCAATCCTCTCTCTGTGATCTTACAGTCGTCtatatcaatattaataatgTATCTAAATTCGTGGTTTtttgatgttataaaagataactttttcattctacattgtatatttataataatgtatcTATCTTTTAATAATTCCATATTTTTTAGtatatattattgaaaaaaaaaattctaaattataagaaaaaacaaatgttaatttGCTAGCGTAACATCTCAcgtcaatatttttattgtatatttcatatatttgatattttttatcagatttCTTGGATACAAAAGGCATACATAGAAAACACGAGAAATAGACGGACAAGAAAAGTGCTGGTGCTTAATAAAATGGAAAGTCACTTACTTTCCGGGCAGTTCGGAATGTTGCAGTACTGAAATTCGACGGTGCTATTCACAGGATAACACCAGGGCATTTCTTTGCCATCAGGATTCCTGCAAAAGTTTTCGTGTTCAGAAGCAGAGAGTCCCATGAATCCTATTGAGAAACCATGTCGATGTGGTTCCATTGAATCCCAGCGTTGGCATTCTATGTTGTCGACAGTTTTTTTCTCGGTTCCAAAATAATCTAAGCCCTTTGAACTACTAAGACATTCGGCATTACCTATATGACAAATGTGTAAAAACATTAAATCAGCAAGCTGATTtcaaaatgggttttttttttatatattgaattCTTATAAATTTAGATTCACGAAAAATTAATGTGATAATTCAGATTGGCTTACTCCTTTTACAAAAGGGAATGTTACAATAATTCCAGGATCCACCAACCAATTCCGTAAAGCACCAGGGTGCTATTTTATTGTCTGGATTCCTACAATAATTTTCATGAGCACTTTTGCTTCCTGTCagaaaatgttcattaaaataatctgtATCTGATTCGTCTACGCTGTCCCATCTCACACACTGGTGTCCATCGACTGTTTGAGATGTTTTCCCAAAGTATACCTCTCCCTTTAAGGTATCTCTACATTCTGAAAGCAGCATTAAGTCATTTCTTATCACACAAGTGTACAGTAAAACAACTTCATCGAATAAACCGATAAGTATtagttaattttaaaacttaaaacaagTTAAGCACCGACTTGAAATTATGTTCAGTATATTACTTCAGAAGAGTACAATCTTGTATAATATTTCCGCATATCCTAAGTTGTCCGAAATATGCTTATTTATCCAATGACACTATTTATAGTGTCTatgtttttctaaaatattctCGGTCGAACTTCAAAATTAGTATGCGTTTAACGCATCCTCTCTGGATTTTTCTGAACACTGGGAAGATACGtttaaattttctctaaaatatactcttacaaatatttaaattagttCAAGAATACCTTTCCTAGgctaattttcttctttttaaaattattatgagCTTAGTTTATTGTGAATTaccaacaaattattttgattgtatGGATTTGAATTGAAGAATTTCATTACTGGTTTTGTTCGATGACCGAGGAAATTATTTTAAACggatttacattttttgtgcAAAATATTCCACTGCTAGACCATGGAAATAAGTTTATTCAATGTAATTAGAGCACGACATTTTAAAAACTAacataatattattttcttatttgtgTATTGTATAACTCGATGCCAAGAGCCtaagaaacaaacaagaaagGCCACTGCCCGGGACAAGCGCCAACCAGTACTAACAAATAGGCCCAGTCGACGCAAAACCAACCTACAACAGGAGCCTTATCCCCCATAAGCAGAACAAGAGAATATTAATGAGTCCTACAACTCCTGGTCCAAGCTGATTTTGGGTAATGCCATTATTTATCCCCTGTTGTGCAATTGTCGCATCACTTAAATGACTGTACCGTGCCAAAGTctatttccattaatactacTAGTTTGACAGCCACCAGATCAACAGTTACAGGCATAACCTTCACCATATCAGCGGACTATTACCCTACACCTGCACCAGTGAATTCCATTACAATATTCATTAGTTATTATGTTAAGCAAgcaattaaacaaaaatcattacGGGAGAGTTTGTCAATCTAGACTTATTCCTGGTGAGGGACCCCGTTACTTCACACACAACATCTACGTTCTTGATTTAAAGGGTAACATCATAGCACAGCCAAAACAGTCCAACAAGATTATATCAATCGAAAGGTGGACATATCCATTCCATATTTATTTCAGTACATATGTTGCAGTTCATCTAGTTAGGACACAACAgctcatcaaatacatacatgatATCCACTTAGATGTTCAATTCAACTCATGACGAACAACTTCGGTTGTAATGGCACACAACCCTTCTCATTACCAGTCCCAGTGTGTGTATGCACATCAGTGCCTTAAATACAACGGTTCCCATCCATAGTTGTTATGTGTCAACACTAACACACACTGAGCCAATCAAACCACTCCTATGGAGCACCCACCACAATCTACAAGTCAGGTCGCAGACACCAGACAAAGCTGCCAACATAAGGCAAGCACATACATCAGGCAACAAGACATTTGAGACGTATTGACACTTCCAAAACTTTGGATCTCCACCAGAGACACCCATTACAAGATCCATAGATCACTTGCCCCTTTTCGGTTCCAAATACTCAACAGCTCAGTCATATTTTGCACCTATCagttttttacaatatttatcttgcaatttattttatcatagatGAGCTCCTTAATGGCATGCATAAAACATTACGTCATGAACATACATTGTCAATTTCATTATAGCTCTTTTACGcaatttatttgatattgcaAACAGTATGCAGCACAAAATTGAAACATTGTGAACAGCAGCCGTCATTTTTGCATATGTTATGCCCTGCTGCGCATAGGTCAACTCACACTGTCTAGAGGCAAGTTTCACGACACTTCACTTCAGCAGACTATAATTCAACTAGCACACATTTTGAAACTAACCAATCGGGTATTGAAACATGATAAATGCATACCCAGGCTTCAAAGGGTATTGCATGTACTTTTGCCGCACTGCACATCTAAATCTGCTCTGTTGTTCATCCAATTTAATGCCATCTATTGACTATAATGTTATTACCATCTTGAAGCTCGTCTTTATATTTTGAGGGTATATAGCTTTAATTATATTCTCACTCATTTAGAATAGGGGAAGGAACACCTTTCATAGCGACACTATTCAAGGGTCAGGATATTGGCATTCTACAGCATTTCGTATATACATCCATTACCGTAGCTACAGTAATAATGTCTTAAGATTTTATGCTTCTAACAATATACACTATACTGTGTACAATTTTGAACAACATTCGGGTGCCATTGAACATAAATTGGGTTGTGTTGGTTTTATAGCTTAACCCCATCACAGTGCTACTATGCTTTGCGGtgaccattatataaatagtgcctgtttgggagggtaactgttgaaattgacacccgagaaaaccattgtcaaccgacgcgaagtttattttattatactgaatgtcttaattttaaagaaaattttactgcttttatatagaaatgaaatgaaatctacggcgaaccgtacgcgcatagtttacgcgcatgtaacaattcgttgtgttacccgttgccaagtgtgttgctaacgctgagggtaatagaacgaattaccaactgcgtctaaaccaatcaaatttcagtatttaacatgaaagtataataatggaGTTTGTTTAGTGATCGGTTATCGTAATTGTTGTCAATGCATTTACTTCAactaaccttatatataatCGCACATGAAAAAGGTTATATACAAAAAACTTATCTTAAGTCACGTTGGCTGTTGTATAAAATAAAGAACTGTCCAGGAATCAAGTATTATTGACAAATATTGCAAATTGACAGTCTTTCATCCCTTCGCatgttcaattttaatttgttgaattTACAAGAAAGATATTAGTCTAGGCTTACAAATATGCATTCGTGCTTGCGGGCGGACGGGCGGACGTGAGTGTGGGTGGACGTGCGTGCTTGTGTGTAGGGGGTCTATAGCActgattaaaattgaaatagacAGAAATCATACTGAGTAGGGATGGTCTTAAGATTTTTCATTGAGtataaatttctttcttttaagtAGATACAAATCAAAATACTTATTCACAACCACAGGTATTTTTCTATCTAGTTATTCAACAGTTTTTTGCGactaaaaatgaatgaatagaGAAATACCACAACTTGGAATATCGCAGAGCTCCCATCGGACTTTTTCGTCTGTTGTAAAACACCAAGGGCTCAGAGTCTCTCCAGCCTTCGGATTTCTACAGTAGTTTTCATGCACACTGTTGCCTCCATACAAATCAGTGTAGGTGTGGGTCCAAGGGTATTGACTGTCCCAGCGCTGACACGTTCTACCAGAAGCTGTTGTTGAAATATTGCCTCTATAGTCTATTCCCTCACTGGTCAGTTTACATTTGGAAAGGTCAATATCTACAAATaaaatgtactagtatatgactttgattaatgataaaatatactAGATGAGAGAcagtatattaattttttctcattgtttttcatcatttttctcgTTATTTCTCACTTTGCATAGTTGgacttttttttcttgaaattctcAATAAAATGCTGATTCTTTTCACGTAAATATTGCGAACAATTAGATGCTGTTATAAGACAGTATTACGAAggattttatttagatttgatCTAGTCCGATCGCATTTGATCACCTCTTAATATTCACATAAAGTttcttattaattatatttatataattcataGTAATAGTTCAAATAGATATTAAATAACTATCATTTTtacgttatttttatttttggatgaTTATGCAAACCCCGCTCACGCCCCGGCAGTAAGTTATTTGTGTTATTGATATACTATACCTTACaatgattcgtaatgttatcacagacaaagacactggaaagtgtaaatattgtcatttgaCAAACACATaccttttgatttatatttgaaataaaaccatTGTGACTATTTAACGAACTTCAAAAATCATCCAATCCTTTTACATTGCTTAATGAGTAAATATGTCACTACCCTCTTGATTTTGAATACTAGTATTGATGTGACTGATCAATTTCAGTTAGGCACTGCCACTCGATATCTGTCTCTGGACAGCAAGTATTGTTAAAGAAGTAAAGATTATCAAgtgtaagcaagatacagagttcccaattctttgtaatgtaaattaGTCACGTGCCTTATTTTTGTGTTAATAATGGATTGGTCAAATGCGTATATTGGTAAAAGCTTTCTTTTATACCGATTGTTGATTTGCTAATTCGATATGAATTGATACAAATAAACAGGTGTTAGGGTTTGTCAActttaaatttgcttttaatgttattttctatTCAGCTTTGAGTATGCTAAATAAAGCAGGGTCCAAGCTTTGTTAAGcataacaaaaaattgtgtgatacatgtatctcgCTCATCTCGGCTGATATTCTCATTTTAGTTTACCATTGACTGTACTTTTCTAGCTTTAATCGCGACAACGTCtctttttaattgaatttttacttcatcTTTGATTATGTCACTTAAACGTTCTTAGCGTGTAATTAACActtgcataatacatgtacatctgtttatgaataaaagataAGCACAGACTAATAAAGTAGATTATTTcgctgaaaataaacaaatgtgaTGCTTGATTGCCTAGTTAAACTCAATGActgttgaaaattgaatttttctacAAGTATAGCTTTTTTTAAGCGTACCGTCTCTAGAATAACCTCATAACAACCAGGAGTTTCCAAAATTCAATTCTATCTCATGGATAGAAAATTATAAATCTCTCGTTTTTTGCTTTCTTGTGTCACAAGTATTAATGATGTCTTTCATGACAGTACACATGGTTTTTTTCATGAGTGAATTTAGTTCATCTAAGATTTTTCAAGATAATTTTGATGGTACACTGTCATTATCTTTTTCTGTTGTTGGATCCGGAGAAAATAATCTTCAAAAAGCTTATAGATTTAGAACCTTTGCGCCATTTGTCGTTCGCTTTGGCCTTTGAGTGACAAATTCtgatatttcatataaatacattttcttgAATTGGGTTCGTTAATAACCACCTAGTTGAATATCATTAGGTTAAGACAACGTATTAACTCAACACGCCAGAAAAAAAACAGTACAAGTTTCACAAAGcataaaaatgtacaaagtCAGACTAGTTTAGAATAAGATTGAAGCAACGATTCACcctttaaggtatccgatcaaTGAATCTGGATGCATACAGATATGTATGGGCTTAATACTCAGGATACTTGGACATAATTTTCATGCTTAAGTATCAATATGTAAGAGCGGAATGACCTTTGCCTTCTCCTGaagagtccccccccccccccccattctatttaatctataaaaattagttctaaaaaaatctatatggtataaaattgattttcaatagtttttgttttcctaatgataaaatacacctTTCCACCATAGCATTTATTGATACCTTtagtaattactttttttttaatgtgctTGTCCCCATAGACCTTAATGCAAGCTTCATTAGTTAATTACTGCGTAGTTGGtaatattttctgaaatttttcaCGGTGGATCTTATTCTACTCTAAAATGCTTTAAGTCAATAACAGGGTATTTAATACATGATGGATATTCAAAGTAGGAAAAATTAGGTCCCAATATGGATGGGATATCATAAATACTACCAATTTACTTGAAGCTTGCTTGTATACGAAAGCTTTAAACTAAATGTGAAAGAATACATCGTTCTTTGccaaattaattaaaagaagaGTATCtcttagaaatataaaaaaaagatgctCGTGTATTTGATCACAAAGAAACATTCTATATAGTAATTTTGACTTACCTGAAGTACCTGCTTCGTAAATCAGGTACATCAGTAGAACAGAGCTAAGCATGGTACACAAACTGATCTAGAAGATGCAGCGTCTATAATGTAACTGCATCTATTTCATTGCTCATCAATAATTATCAGCAGTCTATCTCCGTTAGGGCACTTACCATTCACACAGTCCATATAAGGCCTCATATTCAAATCCAGCCAACCATCACTATGTTAACAATGATGAACAAATTCTCACTGACTAGAATATTTTTATTCGTCGTTTACCTTTCCTTAAACATTATAGTTTATATTAAGTTTCTCTAAACTAACAGAATAAAGAAAACGatatattattatcaaaataaaagttGTCCGTGTACTGAATTAACTTTTTCTATCCTTTATCTAAATATTCGCAAACCAAAATTATACATACCGGACTATACACGTGCGCGTTTGGAAGTTAAATTAATTGTcaagttgtgaattttgtatttactgcctaCCGGTAAATTCAACATTCATAACATGACAATCTTCAATTATAGTTTATCAATTTACTACGTTTAAAAtggcttttatattttttttatttaatgaatatttgtaaaaagttttgtatggtttgtaatttttttcgcATAGCTCCTCTCAAGTAGCAAAGTAGTATTTACAAAACAAGAGATACAAACGTTAGATGATTCTTCAACAAGTTGAAGTTTTGACCAATTTGTTTTCATCTAGAATTGTGTGTGTCATAAACGTGTTTCGATGATAAAACgcgtatactagtatatatttatttacatttggtgtggtttttagctcaccaagacgaagtcagggggaccttatgctataccctcggcgtcggcgtccggacctggttaaagtttttgttgcaggtcctgtatctaagctattacttgtcctatcttcaccaaacttacatggatgatgcatctggacctacttatggacttgaaagacttggatgctgaatctgagtcctaaatttcagatgctggaggaggttaaggttgttggagcaggttaaagtttttgttgcaggtgccctttgatagcaatatctaagttactgctggtccgtacttcaccaaacttgcattgatggtgtgtcttatgatactgatgcaccaggcaggcttgaatgctgaatctgagctataggttacagatgctgaaggaggttaaggtttttggagcaggttaaagtttttgttgcaggtgccctttgatagtaatatctaagttactgctggtccgtacttcaccaaacttgcattgatggtgtgtcttatgatactgatgcaccaggcaggcttgaatgctgaatctgagctataggttacagatgctgaaggaggttaaggtttttagagctggttaaagtttttgttgcaggtgccctctgataattatatcttagttactacttgttctaacttcaccagacgtcttatgatactgatgcaccaggcaggcttgaatgctgaatctgagctataggtttcggatgctggagaaggttaaggtttttagagcctgttaaagtttttaaaacaggtgccctctgatgattatatcgtagttattacttgtcctaacttcactagacttctatggatggtgcgtcttatgatactgatgcacctggcaggcttgaatgctgagtctgagccataggtttcagatgctggatatggttaagtttttttgaacaggtcacatgtttaatagataatagtactatttcaaacttgcatagttgattaaactgtaatatgaatgaatcacagaggaagcttcagatgcagagcttgatctccattatcaaggatgctaaaaaatatatcttagttattacaggtcctaacttcaccaaacttgaattgatggtgtgtcttatgatacagatgcacctgacaggcatagatgttgaatctgagccaaagattgtggatgctggagcaggttaaggttttaattgctagtgcc
This portion of the Magallana gigas chromosome 7, xbMagGiga1.1, whole genome shotgun sequence genome encodes:
- the LOC136269548 gene encoding uncharacterized protein, whose amino-acid sequence is MLSSVLLMYLIYEAGTSDIDLSKCKLTSEGIDYRGNISTTASGRTCQRWDSQYPWTHTYTDLYGGNSVHENYCRNPKAGETLSPWCFTTDEKVRWELCDIPSCGNAECLSSSKGLDYFGTEKKTVDNIECQRWDSMEPHRHGFSIGFMGLSASEHENFCRNPDGKEMPWCYPVNSTVEFQYCNIPNCPENDCKITERGLEYRGNRQTTRDGIQCQRWDSTTPHKPYPKISFPASSLSAQENYCRNPDYEPGPWCYTMDPHVRWQRCEVPFCFNDSYSCEFSKENCTMEQLNSKTMTWIIKEAEGIKKTLALTLAENLPSLQSVLPSLRLPKLRFQKTGSCLQMNYRSQGIRLNISTDKQNLTSLYGTDEWKLIKINIDYSTDLHQITMTPIPITSSVYFSLKDIHIRNTPCEDCFACLDDGSCIENEKFCDMSMDCLDNSDEKNCAQECYIENNYVGFREKTKSLHQCIEGRCKFDRQSKGKPGCFPNSKTKKEEWEECSVPKCKIESLNCDFENSMCNWKFPKHGVRWNRQQSENGDDIVISARLDTFQTKKAVLYGTPQPASSDFGCLTISYLGHGVHLQLYITKGTIYTRDEMVFERLDIDSKLFATKSIQTPTNAPYMVILVGALKENRSGIIQIRKISYKEGICADKKPCSFTQFQCEDGSCIPVGDFCNGLPNCPNKEDESSCKYKNSTSCVDYNSGCPKRCPAHCQCNGFIFKCSSPENVTKEVRVLDLSSNAFNLESLENFELLVHLNLSRCFISDSNLTGLGIRFNSLSLQTLDLSYNNIQNVELKTFDRLSKLLYLNISNNQILHI